The proteins below come from a single Roseiconus lacunae genomic window:
- a CDS encoding CBS domain-containing protein, which produces MNGKDAESIKRAPTGKTSRWMVVVLLIAAIVFLVRFIGPQTVGNQIRRHAQDILREKYPGLEVSIGHGRVEPSVGLILEDIRLGVPTEHVSAIPVIEQAIERLGLTDGPSRELLRIDRVVVFAKADLAKLLDKENPIVTKRVLISGVRGHAWLESDGKLSLERLYPPPKFGDDICPRLEIRNAQLTYESKVEGSRPIQVDVTKAVMLNHVVTHDTGNTSQAVACKTSIQAIGASTLADSFSVQMDLVGRSGKVSCDIKGARFDGNLVDQIPPPYRERLKSIEHVRGLQLTADTTVTADLRSGKLGGVNVESKVHSGSFHHPASVMPVQGIRGIVTASINETGHPKVRFDACQGYWGEARLVFGGQIEAMTGVAGFANSTTSANTSFALDRLRGGVDVSVYDLMLDQRFAAVIPEKLKDGWRKLEPSGMIDVPRARFDLIAGKIETSAELRCKGVDINFDKFPYPVRQLSGTVTVDSGRLKSTLMSGRVGGRLMQCLFDVPSKPQPREPMVFSVAMDAPIAINNDLLNALTPRGESTTKLEQFVRSLNPLGGVHLVRGTLRTDADGSKHRNFELQISDGTLRFDHFPYPLHNVTGNIQVQDHLVKLTGFQGANSNGGLIQCDGTYRMPIPREQQGGPATPRTAPPGDAMELNFDAMSIALDEALRRALPETSQETWDSLAPSGVLDQLKINVVRRGHGTPLDLGVVARQYDHHQVGAETLRLQPRSLPYRLDITQGLMRYEKGSVYIDSVHAEHGGTNVSADGSCKRISDGRWLLAIDVHNGSRLVPDAELAAALPEQMRAAVRELNLRGPVGLSGLTETLLSDATHPDPVFGWDLKLQLEGNRIGDVGPVHSLRGELDIRGRKDASGISAQGEVQIDSMHVDELQITQIRGPFQIRDERLRLGLRQTGTAEARPIEGQLFDGSLRVDGLMTLSDASFNVQMSLADASVPVALSELGQAEQALAGTLDANMNLEGVLGTRDLLRGRGKATIGGANLYQLPVLVQLLNVLSITPNEESAFTNAEIDYTLIEDQVEFNNLKLWGSLIALHGSGTMDRRRNIDLTFNTRVSPRNTFTRILRPLAADRYTLWTVEVAGPINDPTIQRKALENVGLRFEKLFEGMTPPREPKRKDRTAGVGRMLQ; this is translated from the coding sequence GTGAACGGCAAGGACGCCGAATCGATCAAACGTGCGCCAACGGGAAAGACGTCTCGTTGGATGGTGGTCGTTTTGTTGATTGCGGCGATCGTTTTCCTGGTTCGCTTCATTGGCCCCCAGACCGTCGGAAACCAAATTCGGCGTCATGCGCAGGATATACTCCGCGAGAAGTATCCAGGACTGGAAGTCAGCATTGGTCACGGCCGGGTCGAACCGAGTGTCGGTCTGATTCTCGAAGACATCCGTCTGGGTGTGCCAACCGAACACGTTTCGGCGATTCCGGTAATCGAACAAGCGATCGAACGACTAGGCCTAACCGATGGCCCTTCGCGGGAGCTTCTGCGGATCGACCGGGTGGTCGTATTTGCGAAAGCCGACTTGGCAAAATTGCTCGACAAGGAAAACCCGATTGTCACCAAGCGGGTGTTGATCAGTGGGGTTCGCGGGCATGCTTGGTTGGAATCGGACGGAAAACTTTCCTTGGAACGGTTATATCCGCCCCCGAAATTTGGCGACGATATCTGCCCCCGACTTGAGATCCGCAACGCCCAACTTACTTACGAATCGAAGGTCGAAGGCAGTCGTCCGATTCAGGTCGACGTGACGAAGGCGGTGATGCTCAATCATGTCGTCACCCACGACACCGGGAACACATCCCAGGCGGTTGCGTGCAAGACATCGATCCAAGCCATCGGCGCGTCGACGCTCGCCGACAGCTTTAGTGTCCAGATGGACTTGGTCGGACGCAGCGGCAAAGTATCGTGCGACATCAAGGGTGCCCGCTTCGACGGGAACCTAGTCGATCAGATCCCGCCACCGTACCGAGAGCGACTCAAATCGATCGAACACGTTCGTGGTCTGCAACTGACTGCCGACACCACCGTGACGGCAGATCTACGCTCTGGAAAGCTTGGCGGTGTGAACGTCGAAAGCAAAGTTCACAGCGGTTCCTTTCATCACCCCGCGTCGGTCATGCCGGTCCAGGGAATTCGTGGAATCGTGACCGCATCGATCAATGAAACCGGTCACCCCAAGGTCCGTTTCGACGCCTGCCAAGGTTATTGGGGTGAAGCGCGTTTGGTATTCGGTGGCCAGATCGAAGCGATGACCGGAGTCGCTGGTTTTGCCAATTCAACCACGTCGGCGAACACATCGTTCGCTCTGGATCGACTTCGCGGCGGAGTAGACGTTTCGGTCTATGACTTGATGCTCGATCAGCGATTCGCCGCGGTGATCCCGGAGAAGCTAAAGGACGGCTGGAGGAAACTGGAACCGAGTGGCATGATCGATGTCCCGCGGGCTCGCTTTGATCTGATCGCGGGCAAGATTGAAACCAGTGCCGAACTTCGCTGCAAAGGCGTCGACATTAATTTTGACAAGTTTCCCTACCCCGTACGTCAGCTCAGCGGAACGGTGACCGTCGATTCAGGTCGTTTAAAAAGCACGTTGATGAGCGGGCGAGTGGGCGGCCGCTTGATGCAGTGCCTCTTTGACGTTCCCTCAAAGCCTCAGCCCCGCGAGCCGATGGTCTTTTCCGTCGCCATGGACGCCCCGATCGCGATCAACAATGACTTGCTAAACGCGTTGACGCCGCGTGGAGAATCGACGACTAAACTGGAGCAGTTCGTTCGCTCACTCAATCCACTCGGTGGAGTTCACCTGGTCCGCGGAACGTTGCGGACAGACGCCGATGGCAGCAAGCATCGGAATTTCGAATTGCAGATTAGCGATGGAACGTTGCGATTCGATCATTTCCCTTATCCGCTTCACAACGTCACGGGAAACATCCAAGTTCAGGATCACTTGGTTAAGCTGACGGGATTCCAGGGCGCCAATTCCAACGGCGGACTGATTCAGTGTGATGGCACATACCGCATGCCAATCCCACGGGAACAGCAGGGCGGGCCGGCGACACCGCGAACGGCTCCCCCCGGTGACGCGATGGAGTTGAACTTTGACGCGATGAGTATCGCCCTTGATGAAGCCTTGCGGAGGGCGCTTCCGGAAACATCACAGGAGACTTGGGATAGTTTGGCACCCAGTGGTGTGCTTGATCAGCTAAAAATCAATGTCGTCCGCCGCGGTCATGGGACACCGCTAGATCTAGGCGTTGTCGCGCGGCAGTACGATCATCACCAAGTGGGCGCGGAAACCCTGCGTCTGCAACCGAGATCGTTACCGTACCGTTTGGATATCACGCAGGGGTTGATGCGGTATGAAAAGGGCAGCGTCTACATCGATTCGGTTCATGCCGAACACGGCGGCACGAACGTTTCTGCCGACGGCAGTTGTAAACGCATTTCTGATGGGCGTTGGCTGTTGGCGATCGACGTTCACAACGGCAGTCGGCTCGTTCCGGATGCGGAACTCGCCGCCGCGCTCCCCGAGCAAATGAGGGCAGCGGTTCGCGAACTGAATCTGCGCGGACCGGTCGGATTAAGCGGATTGACCGAGACCTTGCTTTCTGATGCGACACACCCCGATCCGGTATTTGGTTGGGACTTAAAGCTACAACTTGAAGGCAACCGCATCGGTGACGTTGGTCCTGTCCATTCGTTGCGAGGTGAACTGGACATCCGTGGCCGCAAAGACGCCTCCGGCATTTCTGCCCAAGGCGAAGTCCAGATCGATTCGATGCACGTCGACGAATTACAAATCACACAGATCCGCGGGCCATTCCAAATCCGTGACGAGCGTCTGCGTTTGGGTCTCCGCCAAACCGGTACGGCGGAGGCACGACCGATCGAAGGGCAATTGTTTGACGGTAGTTTGCGTGTTGATGGACTGATGACATTGTCCGACGCAAGTTTTAACGTCCAGATGTCACTCGCCGATGCTTCCGTTCCCGTCGCACTTTCCGAACTCGGGCAAGCCGAACAGGCGCTTGCCGGAACGCTTGACGCGAACATGAACCTTGAAGGCGTGCTCGGAACGCGGGACCTGCTGCGAGGACGCGGCAAAGCGACAATCGGCGGCGCGAACCTATATCAGTTGCCGGTCTTGGTCCAGCTACTCAATGTGCTCTCAATCACTCCCAACGAAGAATCTGCGTTCACCAACGCCGAGATCGATTACACGTTGATCGAGGACCAAGTCGAGTTCAACAACTTGAAACTCTGGGGCAGCCTGATCGCACTTCACGGCAGCGGAACGATGGACCGACGCCGCAACATCGACCTGACGTTCAATACACGCGTCTCGCCCCGGAACACCTTCACTCGAATCCTCCGACCGCTCGCTGCCGATCGCTACACGCTGTGGACGGTCGAAGTCGCCGGGCCGATCAACGACCCGACGATCCAGCGAAAGGCACTTGAGAACGTCGGCCTGCGGTTCGAAAAACTGTTCGAAGGCATGACCCCACCGCGCGAGCCGAAGCGAAAAGATCGCACGGCAGGCGTCGGCAGAATGCTGCAGTGA
- a CDS encoding OsmC family protein gives MAVEIHAVYSGSLGCKATHGPSRRELETDAPVDNGGKGESFSPTDLVATALGTCILTILGLVSERHDLDLTGTEVRVTKEMIQKPVRRIGALRCVVAIPAGLVEEPAMRTRLETAARHCPVHQSLHPDIDAPIEFLYG, from the coding sequence ATGGCAGTCGAAATTCACGCGGTGTATTCGGGATCCTTAGGTTGTAAAGCAACGCATGGGCCGAGTCGTCGCGAACTGGAAACCGATGCGCCGGTCGACAACGGCGGGAAAGGCGAATCGTTCTCCCCCACGGACTTGGTCGCAACTGCACTGGGGACCTGCATTCTGACAATCCTGGGACTTGTCAGTGAGCGACATGACTTGGATTTGACCGGAACCGAAGTCCGTGTGACCAAAGAAATGATCCAAAAACCGGTGCGACGCATCGGCGCGCTTCGCTGTGTCGTTGCCATCCCAGCTGGCCTAGTAGAAGAACCAGCGATGAGGACACGCCTGGAAACCGCGGCGCGACATTGTCCGGTTCACCAAAGCCTCCACCCAGACATCGATGCCCCAATCGAATTTCTCTACGGCTGA
- a CDS encoding ATP-binding protein has translation MKPAFEYQLSNPFSTSFIAPSKVRYRFNHGVSGGNPQTVEMHLEGLLATLRKTRRGLILGPHGTGKSTLLHTFLPKLQRSYPMVAFHQINNDPSIGWIGRMKERSRASGRIRKELAELPREGLLIVDGWEQLYRVSRLRILKTAAAKKITILATSHQRMTGWSTIHETKPTSKLIQSLAGDLLADTPYEIRKLVDSYLKQCRVTPKTNVRDLWFEMYDLVEDAHSSGPQSVV, from the coding sequence TTGAAACCTGCATTCGAATATCAGCTTTCCAATCCGTTTTCGACCAGCTTTATTGCGCCGTCGAAGGTTCGCTATCGGTTCAACCATGGCGTCAGTGGAGGGAACCCGCAGACCGTTGAGATGCATCTGGAAGGTTTACTGGCAACGCTTCGGAAAACCCGTCGCGGATTGATCCTAGGGCCACACGGAACCGGCAAGTCGACGCTGCTACACACGTTTCTTCCGAAGTTGCAGCGAAGTTATCCGATGGTCGCGTTTCATCAGATCAACAACGACCCTTCGATCGGATGGATCGGACGAATGAAAGAACGGTCTCGTGCGAGTGGCAGAATTCGCAAGGAGCTGGCCGAATTGCCGCGTGAAGGCTTGTTGATCGTCGATGGCTGGGAACAGCTTTATCGGGTATCGAGATTGCGGATCCTCAAGACGGCCGCGGCTAAGAAAATCACCATTCTTGCGACGTCGCATCAGCGGATGACGGGATGGAGTACGATTCATGAAACCAAGCCGACGTCGAAGTTGATCCAATCGCTTGCCGGTGATCTGCTTGCAGACACTCCTTACGAAATTCGCAAGCTAGTTGACAGTTACCTCAAGCAATGTAGGGTGACGCCGAAAACCAACGTCCGAGATCTATGGTTTGAAATGTACGATCTGGTCGAGGACGCGCACTCCAGCGGACCACAATCGGTGGTCTAA
- a CDS encoding SLC13 family permease: MTADPKSVPRKNRVNVFAIVGGPLAAIVVGGALIAYGHQSPVAIAAAIVTWCAVWWITEPIPIAVTSLLPLAIFPATGVLSSSQIAGAFGHQLVLLFMGGLMLSMAMERSNAHRRLALIMVRLFGGHGESGADPRRVVFGFMAAAAVLSMWISNGATALMMLPIALAVVDRSSNTALAPCLLMGIAFAASVGGTGTPIGTPPNLIFIDNYKKIGGPEPSFLQWAAWTWPIIAIMLPIQALWLTRRLPSRERLTMPEVGAWRSEEKRTLAVFAITATLWVTRTAPFGGWSTWLHLPDAHDSSVALLAVVAMHLIPNGKGEMLLTWNDAVRIPWGILLLCAGGFAIAEAFRSTGISLMIGQQLSGLGDLHPFWIVAVICLAVTFLTEVTSNTATANLLLPILALIPADDPKLIMIPATISASFAFMMPAATFPNAIVFASGKIRVSEMVREGFALNLIGVIVVATVSYFLL, translated from the coding sequence GTGACCGCGGATCCCAAGTCAGTCCCTCGAAAGAATCGAGTCAACGTTTTTGCGATTGTCGGCGGTCCACTCGCGGCCATCGTCGTCGGGGGAGCGTTGATCGCTTATGGGCATCAGTCACCGGTCGCGATTGCCGCCGCCATCGTCACTTGGTGCGCGGTTTGGTGGATCACCGAACCGATTCCGATCGCTGTCACCTCGCTGCTTCCGCTGGCAATCTTTCCGGCGACCGGGGTGCTTTCTTCGTCCCAAATCGCCGGCGCGTTTGGTCACCAACTGGTCCTGTTGTTTATGGGCGGGTTGATGTTGTCGATGGCGATGGAACGCAGCAATGCGCATCGACGGTTGGCACTGATCATGGTTCGTCTGTTCGGCGGACATGGTGAAAGCGGCGCCGACCCGCGCCGCGTCGTGTTCGGATTCATGGCCGCCGCGGCGGTCTTAAGCATGTGGATTTCCAACGGCGCGACGGCGTTGATGATGTTGCCGATTGCGCTAGCCGTGGTCGATCGGTCATCCAATACTGCACTGGCGCCCTGTCTGTTGATGGGGATTGCGTTTGCCGCTAGCGTCGGCGGAACTGGTACACCGATCGGTACACCGCCCAACCTGATCTTTATCGACAACTACAAGAAAATCGGCGGCCCCGAACCGTCTTTTTTGCAATGGGCCGCATGGACTTGGCCCATCATCGCGATCATGCTGCCGATCCAGGCACTTTGGTTAACCCGCCGACTACCCAGTCGAGAACGACTGACCATGCCGGAAGTCGGTGCCTGGCGTTCGGAGGAAAAACGTACGCTCGCAGTGTTCGCAATCACCGCCACGCTATGGGTGACACGAACGGCGCCGTTTGGAGGCTGGAGCACGTGGTTGCATCTTCCCGATGCTCACGATTCCAGCGTCGCGTTGTTGGCTGTCGTCGCAATGCATCTGATCCCAAATGGCAAGGGAGAAATGTTGCTCACGTGGAACGATGCGGTCCGGATACCTTGGGGGATTCTGCTGTTGTGCGCCGGTGGGTTCGCGATTGCCGAAGCCTTTCGTTCGACCGGAATCAGTCTGATGATCGGACAACAGCTTTCTGGACTGGGAGATCTGCATCCGTTCTGGATCGTTGCGGTCATCTGCCTTGCGGTGACATTTTTAACCGAGGTGACCAGCAACACGGCAACGGCCAATTTGCTGTTGCCAATTCTGGCACTGATTCCGGCCGATGACCCAAAGTTAATCATGATCCCGGCGACGATCAGCGCCAGTTTTGCGTTCATGATGCCCGCGGCGACGTTCCCCAACGCGATTGTCTTTGCCAGCGGCAAGATTCGTGTCAGTGAAATGGTTCGTGAAGGCTTTGCGCTAAACCTCATTGGTGTCATTGTCGTCGCGACGGTGAGCTATTTCCTGCTTTAG
- the frr gene encoding ribosome recycling factor, with product MSAEETLMDAEERMEKAIAVLGNQLSGIRTGRATPGLVDSLKVEAYGSTSPLKQLASIGVPEPQQILIRPYDAGTIKDIEKAIVGSDLGLNPQNDGRVIRLNVPALSTDVRKKMVSRIKELAEDAKISIRNIRRDANKQADQLEKDKELSEDDRDKTKDEVQELTKKYEEQVNELAKTREAEVMES from the coding sequence ATGTCCGCTGAAGAAACTCTGATGGATGCCGAAGAACGCATGGAAAAGGCGATTGCCGTGTTGGGAAACCAACTCTCGGGAATTCGAACCGGCCGTGCGACCCCGGGTTTGGTTGATTCGCTTAAAGTGGAAGCTTACGGTTCGACGTCACCGCTGAAGCAACTTGCTTCGATCGGTGTACCCGAGCCGCAGCAGATTTTGATTCGCCCGTATGACGCGGGGACGATCAAGGATATTGAAAAAGCGATTGTCGGAAGCGACCTCGGCCTGAACCCTCAAAACGACGGCCGGGTGATCCGACTGAACGTTCCCGCCTTATCGACTGACGTGCGAAAGAAAATGGTCTCTCGCATCAAGGAACTCGCCGAAGACGCCAAAATTTCGATCCGTAACATCCGTCGCGATGCGAACAAGCAAGCCGACCAGTTGGAAAAGGACAAGGAGCTGTCGGAGGATGATCGCGACAAGACGAAAGATGAAGTCCAAGAGTTGACCAAGAAGTACGAAGAGCAGGTCAACGAATTGGCGAAAACGCGTGAAGCCGAGGTTATGGAAAGCTAA
- a CDS encoding sulfatase family protein, translating to MRNLIALPLNTLPALVFLLFALTSIGSATAEAAEKLPNILIVLVDDMGYGDPGCFNPESKIPTPNIDRLAAEGMKFTDAHASGPLCHMSRYGLMTGRYPFRINVGKWSQQPLIEENEVTLPSLLRDAGYRTAMVGKWHVGFEEKGYDRPLRGGPADRGFDTFFGIRASTDIPPYFYIRDREAISPPSESIEANQSGGHWNEIQGAFWRAGGIAPELDLVDVTPRFTEEACRVIESHQENHKPLMLYLAYPSPHTPWLPTKAFQGQSGAGMYGDFMTMVDSMIGQVLDTLESSGMKDNTMVIFTSDNGPTWYDKDVQKFGHDSAAGLRGMKADAWEAGHRMPMIVRWPGVVEPQSTSSALISFVDFLATMDELVDSKHCVGNVSDAGPDSFSFLSELTGKPSDRPRRPSLALKSGRGLMTYRRGPWKLIEGDGSGGFSDRGKKLDRNKPYRGQLYHLQDDLGETNNLIERQPEILASLREELAEIVDANRSR from the coding sequence ATGCGAAATTTGATTGCTCTGCCTTTAAATACTCTGCCTGCGCTTGTTTTCCTGCTCTTCGCGTTGACTTCCATCGGCTCCGCTACCGCCGAGGCTGCCGAAAAACTGCCGAACATTCTGATCGTTTTGGTCGACGACATGGGCTATGGCGATCCCGGCTGTTTTAACCCGGAAAGCAAGATCCCTACGCCAAACATCGACCGGCTGGCCGCCGAGGGGATGAAATTTACCGACGCCCACGCTTCAGGTCCGCTTTGTCACATGTCACGATACGGCCTGATGACCGGTCGCTATCCATTCCGGATTAACGTGGGCAAGTGGTCGCAGCAACCGTTGATCGAGGAAAACGAAGTCACTCTACCGTCGCTGCTTCGTGACGCCGGTTACCGAACTGCGATGGTTGGCAAGTGGCACGTTGGATTTGAAGAGAAAGGCTACGACCGCCCACTCCGAGGCGGGCCGGCCGACCGGGGCTTCGATACCTTCTTTGGGATCCGAGCCTCGACGGACATTCCACCATATTTCTACATTCGCGATCGAGAAGCAATTTCGCCGCCGTCTGAATCGATCGAGGCTAATCAAAGCGGCGGGCACTGGAACGAAATTCAAGGAGCCTTTTGGCGAGCCGGTGGCATTGCTCCGGAGTTGGACCTCGTCGACGTCACCCCACGATTCACCGAGGAAGCATGCCGTGTGATTGAATCGCATCAAGAAAATCACAAGCCACTGATGCTCTATCTGGCGTACCCGTCGCCGCACACTCCCTGGTTGCCGACGAAAGCGTTCCAGGGTCAATCGGGAGCCGGAATGTACGGCGACTTCATGACAATGGTCGATTCGATGATCGGCCAGGTGCTCGATACGCTGGAATCATCGGGCATGAAAGACAATACCATGGTGATTTTTACGAGCGACAACGGCCCGACTTGGTACGACAAGGACGTTCAAAAGTTCGGTCATGATAGTGCCGCAGGGTTACGAGGCATGAAAGCAGATGCCTGGGAAGCAGGCCACCGCATGCCCATGATCGTTCGCTGGCCCGGTGTCGTCGAACCGCAATCAACGTCGAGTGCCCTAATCAGCTTCGTTGACTTCCTCGCAACGATGGATGAGCTGGTCGATTCGAAGCACTGCGTGGGGAACGTTTCGGATGCAGGCCCTGACAGCTTCAGTTTCCTGAGCGAATTAACCGGCAAACCTTCCGATCGGCCGCGACGACCTTCGCTCGCACTCAAAAGCGGTCGCGGTTTGATGACCTATCGACGCGGACCTTGGAAGTTGATCGAAGGGGACGGCTCTGGCGGCTTTAGTGACCGCGGTAAAAAACTCGATCGCAACAAGCCGTACCGCGGGCAACTTTATCATCTTCAAGACGACCTCGGCGAAACGAATAACTTGATCGAACGCCAGCCAGAAATCCTTGCATCACTTCGCGAGGAACTCGCCGAGATCGTCGACGCAAACCGATCGAGATAG
- a CDS encoding pyridoxamine 5'-phosphate oxidase family protein produces MDKHEKLISLLEDFNNAMLVTRTSAGELDARPMAIADVEENGTLWFVSDRNSGKIADLMLDQDVAVTMQSSNKFVSVTGKCQAVEDRQKVDDLWNEAFKVWFPEGKSDPSIILLRIDPARGEYWDNSGLQGIKYLVKAGKAYWQGERPTPDASINAAVTM; encoded by the coding sequence ATGGATAAGCACGAAAAACTGATCAGTTTGCTAGAAGACTTTAACAACGCCATGCTTGTCACACGAACCAGTGCCGGTGAGTTGGACGCTCGACCGATGGCCATTGCCGATGTAGAGGAAAATGGCACACTTTGGTTCGTAAGCGACCGGAACTCTGGGAAAATTGCCGACCTGATGCTCGATCAAGACGTCGCGGTCACGATGCAAAGTTCCAACAAGTTCGTATCCGTGACAGGAAAATGCCAGGCCGTTGAAGACCGTCAGAAAGTCGATGATTTGTGGAACGAAGCATTCAAGGTATGGTTCCCGGAAGGAAAGTCAGACCCATCAATCATCTTGCTGCGTATTGATCCGGCCCGTGGTGAGTATTGGGATAACTCGGGGTTGCAAGGAATCAAGTACCTCGTCAAGGCAGGTAAGGCGTATTGGCAGGGTGAACGCCCGACGCCGGACGCTTCAATCAACGCTGCTGTGACAATGTAG
- a CDS encoding SDR family oxidoreductase — protein MNKPEKILVCGATGYVGGRLVRQLLDEGYEVVCLVRSPGKLAKFSWNKDPKLRVVEGGINDEDKLRSALEGVDVAYYLVHSMQSAGGSYAERDRELATAFLRAAEESSCRRIIYLGGLGELGENLSNHLNSRREVADILQGGTIETTVFRAAMIIGSGSASFETLRYLVERLPIMITPRWVTTETQPIAIRDVLRYLVDCLTIPETAGRTIDIGGRGVMTYQQIMQIAANKLGLSHRKIFPIPVLTPKLSSLWIGLVTPVSSRIARPLAEGLRNRTVCRNDDALKLMPGECLTIEDAIEAAIGRTREGLVETRWSTAGEMPHDPDWAGGTTLKDERSVIVDAPVEDTFDEIKSIGGQHGYWGAGPLWTLRGWLDQLIGGPGLRRGRRHPTELHFGEAVDFWRVTKMTPNEQLRLRAEMWLPGEAELDFVVSRTEEDASRIDMTARFRPRGLLGLAYWYSVYPLHWIVFPVMLRGIKRAVEKDAAS, from the coding sequence ATGAACAAGCCAGAAAAAATTCTTGTGTGCGGAGCGACGGGGTACGTCGGTGGCCGATTGGTCCGGCAGTTACTCGATGAGGGGTACGAAGTCGTCTGCTTGGTTCGCAGCCCCGGAAAACTTGCCAAGTTCTCGTGGAACAAGGATCCTAAGCTGCGAGTGGTTGAAGGCGGGATCAACGACGAAGACAAGTTGCGGTCGGCGCTCGAAGGTGTCGACGTGGCTTATTATCTCGTTCACTCGATGCAGTCCGCTGGCGGTTCATACGCCGAGCGTGATCGCGAGTTGGCAACGGCATTTCTGCGAGCGGCCGAGGAATCAAGCTGTCGCCGGATCATCTATCTTGGCGGCCTCGGCGAATTGGGTGAGAACTTGTCCAATCACCTCAACAGCCGACGCGAGGTGGCAGACATTCTGCAGGGCGGAACGATCGAGACGACGGTATTCCGGGCCGCGATGATCATCGGTTCGGGATCGGCTTCATTCGAGACGCTGCGTTATTTAGTCGAACGATTGCCGATCATGATCACCCCGCGATGGGTGACTACGGAAACACAACCGATAGCGATTCGAGACGTGCTGCGCTATTTAGTTGACTGTCTGACGATTCCCGAAACCGCAGGTCGCACGATTGATATTGGCGGCCGTGGTGTCATGACCTATCAGCAGATCATGCAAATTGCGGCAAACAAGCTGGGACTGTCCCACCGCAAGATTTTCCCGATTCCTGTGCTGACGCCGAAACTCAGCAGCCTATGGATCGGGTTGGTCACTCCCGTCAGTAGCCGGATCGCTCGCCCGTTGGCAGAAGGACTGCGGAACCGAACCGTATGCCGTAATGACGACGCGTTGAAATTGATGCCCGGCGAATGCTTGACGATCGAAGATGCGATCGAAGCGGCGATTGGGAGGACACGTGAAGGCTTGGTTGAAACCCGCTGGTCGACGGCAGGCGAGATGCCACACGATCCCGACTGGGCCGGCGGGACGACATTAAAAGACGAACGCAGCGTGATCGTTGATGCCCCCGTCGAAGACACATTTGACGAGATCAAATCGATCGGCGGCCAGCATGGTTACTGGGGCGCAGGACCGCTCTGGACCCTGCGTGGTTGGCTTGATCAACTGATCGGCGGCCCCGGTTTGCGACGAGGAAGGCGGCATCCTACCGAACTTCACTTCGGAGAAGCGGTCGATTTTTGGCGAGTCACCAAGATGACTCCAAATGAGCAGTTGCGGTTGCGGGCCGAAATGTGGCTACCCGGCGAGGCTGAACTGGATTTCGTTGTTTCCAGGACCGAAGAGGATGCCTCACGGATTGATATGACCGCAAGGTTCCGCCCACGCGGTTTACTTGGCTTGGCCTATTGGTACTCCGTTTATCCGCTGCACTGGATTGTGTTCCCTGTCATGTTGCGAGGTATCAAGCGTGCCGTGGAAAAGGACGCGGCGAGCTAA